Below is a window of Sylvia atricapilla isolate bSylAtr1 chromosome 2, bSylAtr1.pri, whole genome shotgun sequence DNA.
CATTGTGTGGAGttatacaaatatatttgtatGAAAATCGAAAACCCTAGTAAATATTAGATCTATTaccttttgaaataaaaaacatagaTGGCTTAGAGACAAAAGTGAATTTTAGAAGTACAAAGTTAATTTGAACATTGAATTGTATCTTTACTCTCACACAACCATTACCCTGAATCAACGTCAGCATGTCGCAGTGATTCAAAATACTGACGCCCTACTACCAGCTactttcccattttccttttaagGATATGATTGTCCTTAAAATATGTACATAGCAAGCAGCCAAAGGAGCCGCCAAGAGATTTGCAAAATGTACTTACAGCGGGTGTATGACAGAAAGCTTGAGGGAGTGGCTGCGGAGCAcctggcccaggcagctgcccTCCCACCCACACTCCACgccagcccagggctcctcACTCCAGGGGTTAGcaccgaggaggaggaggaggaggcggctgCCTGCCACCATGCAGAGGATGGAGGGAAAAACGtggcagaaaacaaaggagagagagaatgaaGGGAAGCCAAAGCATTTTAATGATGATTCGTGTTAGTGGTTACGTGAGCGGGAGTTAGTCTAGCGTCACACTATTGGTTTCTCAATACAGACATGCCacaatgcaaacaaaacacataTGATGAATAATTCGACACACACAAGTCCTGTAGAGATGGCAGCCGGTATCTCCTAGTGGGTTTAAAAGATGCACCACTCTCCTACTACCTGTACTCAGTGCTTCCAGTTTTTATGGTACTACCACCAcatcctctctccctctcaACTTCCACTACCCTATAGAACCTCTCAGCAGAATTTTTTCCATAGAACAAAATGGggaattatgatttttttctgcagaactggCATGCAAGGAAAGATGCATCCCTTCCAgtcaaacaaaaacaaaagaaggggaaaaggaatgCCATGTTTagggctgaggagcaggatAATATTCCGTGTTCTGTGCATACATCCTTTTGAGGGTGTTTCAGCACTGACTTTCTAAAATGCACAAGTGGAGTCAGACCAAATGCAAATCCCTTTCTCAGGCAAAGGAAAGCATCGCCAGCGTGTTTGGAGGCAGATGTGGAGCACAGCCCCCAGGCTGTGCGTGGGAGTGCTCACACGAGTGTGAGTGTGCACGGGgaccctgccaggagctgtgtgctcgCTGCACATGCATCTGTACAACACGGCTGTGTGAGTGGGCACACAGGGAACCACACACGTACACGtcaggaagaaaacataaaataatccTCTTTGAAGTGTATTAAGGTTCTTAAACCATGAAAACAGGGGCTGGTCAGGGAAACTAACACTTTCACTGGGATGCTGCAACTCAGTATTAAATTCTGCAGCAATTTCAAAACTGGATGTCAATTTCACCTTCATGACTTTAAGGTCATTTCCCCAGCGAACCACGAATcatgcatatacatatatacaatTCTTATTATTATGgtatttcctggctttttttatGGTTTGCCTACAACCTTAATATCCTTCAAATGTATattctgtatatttattttccttttttttttcttttgatttaagAGACAATAAAACCAACTGCTATGTAAGATCAGACCCATTAGCTTCAATGATGTGAATTTAGGATTCTATGCATAATATAgacatgtatatttttaaaatgtatattattTTTTAGATACACTGgagcatatattttatattagcTGTGGTCTGATGATTAAATACttatatcaaaatattttgtaaatacatAACATTTACCTTTAGACTTCAGTGATTTTTAGAGCTTTTTCAGTGTATCATAAAAATATGTCCTCAGGCACATTAAAACCCTATtatatttctttgaaatgttgcCAATGCCCATGTACAGTAGCTGCTATTCAAAAAAGTCATGGCCATTAATACATTTCTCCTAAGATCCAAGCTCATCCGACCATTTTATGTACCACTAGCttaccatattttttttctcttaaagtaAAATTATTCTGACATTAttgagaatgaaaataaaaagcaatgaGAACCCAAACTTTCTTTAAATAGTCAAAAACTAAttttatatcttttaaaaaataatacttaaaaaacaaGTTTCTTTGCTGGGTTCCTTCTCGGTAAGGTTTAAGCCCAGAGCAACTTTGTCTAAACCCCTGAAAATAGAGGTTTGCAGTGGCAGTGCTGTCAGAACATCAGCTCTGAGCCATGGAATGTGCCACTGGAATAAAACCAGCACTTCAGACTTATTCATCTGGGGATGCATGAGCCCATACAAACCAGAGTTTTTCTAATTTAAGGTACTTACACAAAGTTCTATCCTTTTAGAACTGTAAAATTATCTACCTATAAAAACTAACTCTTGCTTAAACTCTAGATAATAAGgacaggtgatttttttttaatataaaaaatctGCTAAAACACGTATATATTTACACACGGTGAGCAAGTTATTGTATAAATGTGGACAGTGTGTATATATTGGCATTTAGTAAAATGTTTCCCTGAACCTGATTGTATGCATTATCAGACAAGTATTGATGTAAACATCTGAACCTACGTCAGGTGTCTCTGTTACCCATTTACATTAGACCAGATCAAAACCAaccagacagacagacagacaaaaaaatgttttcctgttaGACGAGTCCACCTAACTCCTTAGTTTTATCTCCTGCACACAAGTCAATCAAgtctgctgctgagcagtgttcTCGTTCCTACAGCAGGTAAAATACCTGTTAGGTGGGTTGTTTTCTGcttggcatttttttccaacatCTTGTGGAGCAAACATCATTTCCAGAGCCAGCCGGGCACCCAGCCTCTATTCCTCCCCGAGAAATGATTAAAAGATAAGTATATTGGAGAACCTCTCATGTCGCTCCTTTTATAACTCTGATCCCTTGAAGAACTCATGACACTGCTTTGCAGGAGGAAGGATGGTCATAATCCAAGTCCTGCTTCCAGAAAGGCATGTAAAAATGGACATCCTCAATGTTTTGTGTTGCAGAAAAAAgatacaaatgtaaaaaaaagtgCTCAAAAAGAAGTTGACTTTTTGTATTCAGCCACACAGTCCAGTAAGAAGAGACTCAGAAGCACAGGCCCACGGAGTACAGTGAAGGAAGCCTTTTAGGTGACTTTCCTCAGGTGATGCAAAACAAATCCATTATCTGTGGTCTCCTATGCAGACTTTCCCACATGGACTTCATTCTCCGTCTTCGTCTCCACCTCTTACTCAACTACTTTTTGGCACTGTCCTGGTACATGGCAGTTTTCACTGTTGTCCCTGCTACGCCCCTGTTACTGACCCGGCGTACCAGGACTTTGGAGACGGGGATTTTTGTTCTGTGCATCTCACTTTTGGCCGGGTGATGGTGTGCAACGTGATGGCTGTTACTGGCATCTGCTCCATGGCTGGCAGGATGCGAGGAAAGGTGTTTAATGCTGATGGGTATCTTGGAGTCCTTCGCTGTGCCTGAGGGTGTTTTCAGTGTGCTCACGGTTGTTATTGGCGACACGGGCTTGGAGCGTGGCACACTGGGCACTTCCTCGTTTGTAGGCCCTGCTGGTGGGTTCTCATCCGGCTCAGCATAAAGGTCATAGAGAGCATCCCCGCTGTAGCTATCCCTGGGAAGTGTTTCCTTCTGAATGCTCGTGGAACTATCTTCCTCAGGACCGGGGGTGGTGGAATCCCAGTAGCCCTCATCGCTGTTTGGGACGCCCTCgtgctgctccttttccctgctcttctgctcctctttGTGGTTCAGGTGAATGGCAATCTGGTGGAGGCCACCACGTTTCACCACCACCCTATTCTGGGCCCCCTCGGTACCTCGGGTTTCCTTCAACCCCTCAGGCTTCTTTGTCGCTCCTCCgcttcctcctccctgtgcctgagTCTCGTCCGTCTGTGACAGCATATCCCAGAACTCCTGCAGGCAGGTGTCATCCACCTGGTCGGGGCTGGCcatctcctcccctcctccctggtAGGCCACCATGGTGGGGTGCTTCTTGGTGGCACCCAGCTTGCTGGGCCCGGGGGTGCTCTTCTCGCAGACGCCACTCCCGCCGCCCACATCCTCCTCATGGTCCGCAATAATATCTCCGCAGCCTGTAAGAGAGTCAAAGCTTTTCAGTGAAGTCACGTCAGCAAACATCAAACAAATACGATCAATCGATTGCTCTGAGGGTGGATCAACAGAGGAAGGGTCAGGGGCGGCTGCCGTCT
It encodes the following:
- the AMER2 gene encoding APC membrane recruitment protein 2; protein product: MDSHCDCAEPPAAEQPSGRINKTAFKLFRRRKSGGTMPSIFGVRSRGGEGKGAGKPGMVRSRTHDGLADAVLESSKKEEPSGGGEPQSREAQERPAGSLGGPAGSAVAKSHSFFSLLRKNGRQAEGAEPRAGGRQKKGLKGIFSSMRWHKKDKTGKEERGESSDIPSGLIMPGSLTASLECIKEETPKPLSESPSGAGDAGPEPPREKRSGEAPAEEPGAGGAEPRASSPPGREEPPAAVRPPEEISRQPPEPAAGEAGSAKDAAITGCGDIIADHEEDVGGGSGVCEKSTPGPSKLGATKKHPTMVAYQGGGEEMASPDQVDDTCLQEFWDMLSQTDETQAQGGGSGGATKKPEGLKETRGTEGAQNRVVVKRGGLHQIAIHLNHKEEQKSREKEQHEGVPNSDEGYWDSTTPGPEEDSSTSIQKETLPRDSYSGDALYDLYAEPDENPPAGPTNEEVPSVPRSKPVSPITTVSTLKTPSGTAKDSKIPISIKHLSSHPASHGADASNSHHVAHHHPAKSEMHRTKIPVSKVLVRRVSNRGVAGTTVKTAMYQDSAKK